A region from the Lolium perenne isolate Kyuss_39 chromosome 4, Kyuss_2.0, whole genome shotgun sequence genome encodes:
- the LOC139839005 gene encoding uncharacterized protein produces the protein MVLNSGKEWVLHLLARINETQRMMVMMVLWRAWHVHNELTHDKPAPPIEASKRFLCSYVDTLLMIKQFPEADACKGKQVISYSGRRATHKAKDQEPKTMKQWSRPQRGRLKLNVDGSYMQGTGQAGAGMVLRDDRGEVIFTACRSLQNCASALEAELASCHEGLKLALVWSAEPIDLEMDCATAVTMLLSNENNHSSLVHLIRDIKAGLGERDVAIKKIDRSQNVAGHIMAKRGREARLTQFWFRNFPDVLTDVVRKDCNSVAT, from the coding sequence ATGGTGTTAAACTCTGGAAAGGAATGGGTCCTTCATCTGCTTGCCAGGATAAATGAGACTCAACGTATGATGGTCATGATGGTGCTGTGGAGAGCGTGGCATGTGCACAATGAACTGACACACGACAAACCAGCACCGCCGATTGAGGCCTCCAAGCGCTTCCTGTGCAGTTATGTTGATACCTTGTTAATGATTAAACAGTTTCCAGAAGCTGATGCTTGCAAGGGTAAACAGGTGATATCATACTCAGGAAGAAGGGCGACACACAAGGCAAAGGATCAGGAGCCAAAAACCATGAAACAATGGTCCAGACCGCAAAGAGGGCGACTCAAACTGAATGTGGACGGGAGCTATATGCAGGGTACAGGGCAGGCAGGTGCTGGCATGGTACTCCGTGATGATAGAGGGGAGGTTATTTTCACCGCTTGTCGAAGCCTACAAAATTGCGCTTCGGCTTTAGAAGCTGAATTGGCATCTTGCCATGAAGGGCTCAAATTAGCCTTAGTCTGGTCGGCAGAACCGATAGATCTGGAGATGGACTGTGCAACGGCGGTGACTATGCTCCTGTCAAATGAGAACAACCATTCATCTCTAGTGCATCTAATCAGAGACATCAAAGCAGGCTTGGGGGAGAGGGATGTTGCTATCAAGAAAATAGACAGAAGCCAGAACGTAGCTGGACACATCATGGCAAAGAGGGGAAGAGAAGCGAGATTAACTCAATTTTGGTTTAGAAACTTTCCTGATGTGCTCACTGATGTTGTTCGCAAAGACTGTAACTCTGTTGCTACGTAA